The uncultured Methanomethylovorans sp. genome contains a region encoding:
- a CDS encoding ATP-binding protein: MFSNFINRIQELEYLNKEYSSGHFSFTVIYGRRRVGKTELIQHFVQDKPHIYFLADMRGTQSNALRFRKRASSLFDNVEPAVDTFDEMFEYIRKQWKNDEKLVIVIDEFSYLAQVDESIPSVFQLIVDEILKDGTFHLILCGSSISMMEKTTLAHSSPLYGRRTGQMQVMPLLLQHMKGFFPGFEADELMRIYGATGGIPFYLRFFNPDKSFYENVVHAIFSKEAVLYAEGDFLLREELREPATYMNILYSISKGATRAGEIAAGAFLETKDLSYYLDTLMKLGFVRKEHPVAEKLSTRKTIYSIDDPFLRFWFRYVLVHRDSIEAGDASSVIEDLDRSYDRYLGETFEQVGKEMLVYLNLQNKLPFRFKSIGRQWGKIPNMPKGKNDYEIDIVALDQDSKNILFCECKWQKQKTDADVYFSLKEKAAHVKWFLERKEHFALISRFGFTKRMHEIAREENVLLLTLDGYISAGDE, encoded by the coding sequence ATGTTCAGTAATTTCATTAATCGAATTCAAGAGCTTGAATATTTAAACAAGGAATACAGTTCTGGACATTTCTCTTTCACGGTAATCTATGGTCGCCGGCGGGTTGGAAAAACAGAACTGATCCAGCATTTCGTACAGGACAAGCCACATATCTATTTCCTGGCGGATATGAGGGGTACGCAGTCCAATGCTCTCAGGTTCAGGAAAAGAGCTTCAAGTCTGTTCGATAATGTTGAGCCTGCTGTTGATACTTTTGATGAGATGTTCGAATATATCCGAAAGCAGTGGAAAAACGATGAAAAGCTTGTCATAGTTATCGATGAGTTTTCTTATCTGGCACAGGTAGATGAATCTATACCATCGGTGTTCCAGCTTATAGTTGATGAAATTCTAAAAGATGGAACTTTCCACCTAATTCTCTGTGGTTCTTCTATTTCCATGATGGAAAAAACAACACTTGCTCATTCCAGCCCGTTGTATGGTAGGAGAACGGGACAGATGCAAGTCATGCCCCTGCTTTTACAGCATATGAAGGGTTTTTTCCCGGGCTTTGAAGCCGATGAGCTTATGCGGATATATGGAGCAACTGGAGGTATTCCTTTTTATCTCAGGTTCTTTAACCCAGATAAAAGCTTTTACGAGAATGTGGTGCATGCAATATTCTCCAAAGAAGCCGTACTCTATGCTGAAGGTGATTTTCTTCTTCGTGAGGAACTAAGAGAACCTGCTACCTACATGAATATCCTCTATTCCATTTCCAAAGGTGCAACAAGGGCAGGAGAAATTGCTGCAGGAGCATTTTTGGAAACTAAGGACCTATCTTATTATCTTGATACACTCATGAAGCTTGGATTTGTGAGGAAAGAACATCCAGTGGCAGAGAAGTTGTCTACCCGTAAAACTATTTATTCAATAGATGATCCTTTCTTACGCTTCTGGTTCCGGTATGTACTGGTTCACAGGGATTCCATAGAGGCAGGTGATGCATCATCTGTTATAGAAGACCTTGATAGGAGCTATGACCGTTACCTGGGAGAGACTTTTGAGCAGGTGGGGAAAGAAATGCTCGTGTATCTCAACTTACAGAATAAGCTTCCATTCAGGTTCAAATCCATAGGCAGGCAGTGGGGTAAGATCCCTAATATGCCAAAAGGGAAAAATGACTATGAGATAGACATAGTTGCTCTGGATCAGGATTCAAAGAACATACTTTTCTGCGAATGCAAATGGCAGAAGCAGAAAACAGATGCTGATGTTTACTTCAGCCTCAAGGAGAAAGCTGCTCATGTAAAATGGTTCCTGGAGAGAAAAGAGCATTTTGCACTTATCAGCAGATTTGGTTTCACGAAAAGGATGCATGAGATTGCCAGAGAGGAGAATGTTTTGTTGCTGACGCTGGATGGTTATATTTCAGCCGGGGATGAATGA